From the genome of Thiovibrio frasassiensis:
CAAGATCATTGCCGAGGCTTGGGATGCCGCGGGCCTCTATCAGGTGGGGAGCTTTTCCACCAACCGACGCTGGGCCGAATGGAACGGTAAGTTCCGCGATGATGTCCGCCGCTTTCTCTGCGGGCACGACGACATGGTGGCTCCGCTCGCCACCCGCCTCGCAGGCAGCGCCGACCTCTACCAAGACGACGGCCGCACTCCGCGCAACTCCATCAATTTCATCACCAGCCACGACGGCTTCACCCTCTACGACCAGGTCAGCTACAACGAAAAGCACAACCTGGCCAACGGCGAGGAGAACCGCGACGGCGGCAACGACAATCTCAGCTGGAACAGCGGCAGCGAAGGACCGACGGACAACTTGGCCTTAGAGCGGCTGCGGAAGCGGCGCATCAAAACCTTTGCCACCATCCTCATGCTTTCCCAGGGGGTGCCGATGCTGGTGGCGGGCGATGAATTCGGGCGAAGCCAACAGGGCAACAACAACGCCTACTGCCAGGACAACGAAATAAGCTGGCTCAATTGGGAGTTGGCACAGCAGAACCATTCCCTGCTGCGCTTCTTCACCCAGCTCATTGCCCTCAGAAAAAGACACCCGGTCTTCCACCGCACCGATTTTTTCCCCCCCGGGGAAGAGAACCAAGAGATCGAGTGGCAGTCCACCACGCCGGGCCGCCCCGACTGGTCCGCATCCTGCAAGACCCTGGCCTTTGTCCTGCATGGGACCATGGCCGGGACCCGGCGCGATGATGATTTTTTCGTGATGCTCAACGGCGGACACACCAGCGCAGAGTTCATCATTCCGTCCCCCCCTGCCGGGCGGCTCTGGCACCGGCTGCTCGACACCTCTGCCGCCTCCCCGCATGATATCGTCAATGAAAGCAAGGGCGAGCCGGTGCGGACCACTTCACTTCCCGTGGCAAATCTGGCCGCCGTGGTCTTTGTCTCCAAACCCGCTTGAATCGATCCCCATGCGACTCCTTTTCCTTGGCGATTCCCTTGTTGAATTCTGCAACTGGCAGGGCCGCTTTCCCCTGCATACCGCGGTGAACGGTGGCAGAGCGGGAGAAACCGTGGCCGGGCTGCTGGCCGAGCTCCCCATGCATCTCCACCGTTGCCCGGAGCCCGAACGGGTGTTTCTCATGATCGGCACCAACAATCTGCTCCGGGAAGAGTATGGGTTTCTCCCCGACTACGAAAAGATTCTCGCCACTCTCGGCCAAATCCTTCCGCCGGAAAAGATCACCATCACCAGTCTGCCGCCCATTCAGGCCCGCCACCTTGCCCCCTTAGCCATTTCCCGCCTGAACGAATCCCTGCTCCAGCTCAGCCGCGAGAAAAAGGCCGGATTTCTCGACCTGTTTACGGCTTTCAACACCGCCCCCCAGACCGTTGCCGCCTGTTTCAGCGAAGATGGGGTCCATTTCAGCCCCCTGGGCTACGAAATCTGGTCTGCCTGCCTGGCCCGCACCCTCTAGCATAAACCCGCCCCCCCTTGCCCCGGACACATTTCCAGGTGCAATATCAGACAAATTTGTTACAATGGCCTGCCCATTACAAAAATATGCACACCAAACCGTAAGAAAAAAACCGGGAGCAGCCATGCCTGAGAAGAACCGCCAACCCATCGATCTGGCCACCCTCTATGAGATAACCAGGGCCCTGGCCTCATCGGACGACCTGCGCCAATGT
Proteins encoded in this window:
- a CDS encoding GDSL-type esterase/lipase family protein, yielding MRLLFLGDSLVEFCNWQGRFPLHTAVNGGRAGETVAGLLAELPMHLHRCPEPERVFLMIGTNNLLREEYGFLPDYEKILATLGQILPPEKITITSLPPIQARHLAPLAISRLNESLLQLSREKKAGFLDLFTAFNTAPQTVAACFSEDGVHFSPLGYEIWSACLARTL